Proteins encoded by one window of Bacteroidia bacterium:
- a CDS encoding heme exporter protein CcmB codes for MFNQIGLIIYKEWKLEWRNRAAMAGLMVFILSGVYISYLSFKKIVDVSAWNALFWLLILFMAVNALAKSFMAESRGLQLFYYSFLNPYAVILGKIIYNGLMLFLFGIITFFIYGILLGNPVQDIGMFVCTVLLGCFGISSVLTMISAIASRAGHQSSLMAILGFPVLLPLLIVLIHLSKNAIDGIDFSVNLKYLTMLAALNLLVPSLAYILFPYLWRE; via the coding sequence GTGTTTAATCAAATAGGGTTAATAATTTACAAAGAATGGAAATTAGAGTGGCGCAACCGTGCTGCTATGGCCGGACTTATGGTTTTTATTCTTTCAGGGGTTTATATCAGTTATCTCAGCTTCAAGAAAATTGTTGATGTGTCTGCATGGAATGCCTTGTTCTGGTTGCTTATTTTATTTATGGCTGTAAATGCGCTTGCAAAAAGTTTTATGGCAGAGTCGCGTGGCCTTCAGCTTTTCTATTATTCTTTTCTGAATCCTTATGCCGTAATTTTAGGAAAGATAATTTATAATGGATTGATGCTGTTTCTTTTTGGCATCATCACATTTTTTATCTACGGCATTTTGTTGGGTAACCCTGTTCAGGACATTGGCATGTTTGTTTGTACCGTTTTATTGGGGTGCTTCGGAATTTCATCTGTGTTAACCATGATTTCCGCTATTGCTTCACGTGCCGGACATCAGTCAAGCCTCATGGCTATTTTAGGTTTTCCGGTTTTGTTGCCTTTACTGATTGTTTTAATTCATCTTTCAAAAAATGCAATTGATGGAATTGATTTTTCGGTGAACCTGAAATATCTCACTATGCTGGCTGCACTTAATTTACTAGTGCCATCCTTAGCCTACATTTTATTTCCCTACCTTTGGCGCGAATAA
- the ccsA gene encoding cytochrome c biogenesis protein CcsA, with the protein MHNAWKIACVALLYFTLFAGFLMPIPELPILNESIRNLYFHVTMWFAMIIHMVVTIVYSIRYLSGGKIQYDLKAEQYAITGMVFGIAGLITGMIWARFTWGAFWVNDTKLNGAAAAMLMYAAYFILRQSTEDETKRAKLSAVYLVFAFPLMMAFIYILPRMTDSLHPGNGGNPAFGQYDLDNQMRLVFYPAIMGWTLLGVWITSIRIRIKKLWNSHEN; encoded by the coding sequence ATGCATAATGCCTGGAAAATTGCTTGTGTAGCATTGCTGTATTTTACACTTTTTGCAGGATTCCTTATGCCTATTCCTGAATTGCCTATACTTAATGAGTCAATAAGAAATTTATACTTCCATGTAACCATGTGGTTTGCCATGATTATTCACATGGTAGTGACTATTGTTTACAGCATCCGCTATCTCTCAGGTGGAAAAATTCAATACGACCTAAAAGCCGAACAATATGCTATTACAGGAATGGTGTTTGGTATTGCAGGGTTAATTACCGGTATGATTTGGGCACGTTTTACCTGGGGTGCGTTTTGGGTTAATGATACCAAACTCAATGGTGCCGCTGCTGCCATGCTCATGTATGCAGCTTATTTTATCCTACGCCAATCAACAGAAGACGAGACCAAACGTGCCAAACTCAGTGCAGTATATTTGGTTTTTGCTTTCCCGCTGATGATGGCTTTTATTTACATTCTGCCACGCATGACAGACTCTCTTCATCCCGGAAATGGTGGTAATCCTGCTTTTGGACAATATGATCTGGACAATCAGATGCGCCTTGTTTTTTATCCTGCAATAATGGGTTGGACCTTGCTTGGTGTTTGGATAACATCTATTCGAATAAGAATTAAAAAATTATGGAATTCTCACGAAAACTAA
- a CDS encoding CcmD family protein: protein MEFSRKLKILFSVLMLITTNVLAQTESALDETFRSNGKIYVVVAVLAVVLTVLFIYLISIDRKLKRTEDKLKNKN from the coding sequence ATGGAATTCTCACGAAAACTAAAGATACTTTTTTCTGTTTTAATGTTGATAACAACAAATGTGTTAGCACAAACAGAAAGTGCATTGGACGAAACCTTCCGCAGCAATGGAAAAATTTATGTGGTGGTTGCAGTGCTTGCCGTAGTGTTAACCGTATTGTTTATCTACTTAATAAGTATTGACAGGAAACTTAAAAGAACAGAAGATAAATTGAAGAATAAAAATTAA
- a CDS encoding cytochrome c maturation protein CcmE: MKKSYIIAMVLIAVAFAAIISTVSDSGTYANFTEAASHEGKVFHVVGKLNRDKPYEYHPEKNANLFTFYLYDNNGNERKVLLNKAKPQDFDKSEQIVIIGKMKGEDFIASDILLKCPSKYADEAQKS, encoded by the coding sequence ATGAAAAAGTCTTATATCATAGCCATGGTACTTATTGCAGTTGCATTTGCAGCAATAATCAGTACAGTGAGCGACTCCGGTACCTATGCTAATTTTACCGAAGCAGCATCGCATGAAGGTAAAGTGTTTCATGTGGTTGGCAAACTCAACCGCGACAAACCGTATGAATACCATCCTGAAAAAAATGCCAACCTTTTTACATTTTATCTGTACGATAACAATGGCAACGAAAGAAAAGTATTGCTCAATAAAGCCAAGCCGCAGGACTTTGATAAATCCGAACAGATTGTAATTATCGGCAAAATGAAAGGCGAAGATTTTATTGCTTCAGATATTTTGTTGAAGTGCCCCAGCAAGTATGCTGACGAAGCACAGAAGAGCTAA
- a CDS encoding cytochrome c biogenesis protein CcdA, producing MPHLKPDFNPVKLNLNMQQSLRIIITAIILFFNTGIKAQIFEGAKWSFRVEQTDSCEATLILKAVTVDKFHIYSQTINGADGPIPTSFTFNHSPEYTTIGKVKEGHAEEVYDQQFQMKLKFFHGETEFKQKIKINTRKKFSITGFVTFMACDDEKCLPPTDIDFKFDLNEGKKKSCATTELAVPVNNTTTAVTDTAQAAMPPAHIDSATASAQNDSVFTEVAQVSELEPGCGSDNTTTATDKSMLGIFIAGFLGGFLALLTPCVFPMIPMTVSFFTKRSGSRQKGLMNALIYSISIIVIYVGLGFLVTVTLGSDALNDMASSVFFNMTFFIVFLIFAFSFFGAFEIVLPSWLVNKADSASDRGGLIGIFFMAFTLTLVSFSCTGPIIGTLLVEAAHNGSYLGPITGMTGFALALALPFGLFSAFPGWLNSMPKSGGWLNTVKVTLGFIELALAFKFLSNVDLAYHWGFLKREIFIAIWVIIFGMLGFYLLGKLKFSHDSDVKHITVPRLMFAIISLTFTLYLIPGIWGAPLKMISGFPPPEFYKEWVTEKSSNHCPHNLNCYHDYDAGMAYAKTVGKPVMVDFTGWSCVNCRKMEDNVWSDPEVLKRLSDKYVLISLYVDDKEQLPENQQYVSATTGKKIRTIGNKWSDLQTNVYKTNSQPYYVLLDHQGKILAEPRGYTPDIKTYTKYLDEGLCRFEKRKK from the coding sequence GTGCCACATTTAAAACCGGACTTCAATCCGGTGAAGTTAAATCTGAATATGCAACAAAGTTTGAGAATTATTATCACTGCCATCATCCTGTTTTTCAATACAGGCATCAAGGCACAGATTTTTGAAGGTGCAAAGTGGAGTTTCAGGGTTGAACAGACCGACAGTTGTGAAGCCACATTGATATTAAAAGCAGTAACGGTTGATAAATTTCACATCTATTCTCAAACCATCAATGGCGCTGACGGCCCCATACCAACGAGTTTTACTTTTAATCATTCGCCCGAATACACTACCATTGGTAAGGTAAAAGAAGGCCATGCAGAAGAAGTCTATGATCAGCAGTTTCAGATGAAACTTAAATTTTTTCATGGTGAAACAGAGTTTAAGCAAAAAATAAAAATCAACACCAGAAAAAAATTCAGCATAACGGGTTTTGTAACCTTTATGGCATGTGATGATGAAAAATGCCTTCCACCAACAGATATTGACTTTAAGTTTGATTTGAATGAAGGCAAGAAAAAATCGTGTGCAACAACTGAACTTGCAGTTCCTGTAAACAATACAACAACGGCAGTTACAGACACTGCACAGGCAGCAATGCCACCGGCACATATAGATTCAGCAACTGCATCGGCACAAAACGACAGTGTATTTACAGAAGTAGCACAAGTATCGGAACTGGAGCCGGGCTGCGGCAGCGATAACACCACAACTGCAACCGACAAAAGCATGCTCGGTATTTTTATTGCAGGATTTTTAGGTGGCTTTTTAGCATTGCTTACCCCATGCGTTTTTCCAATGATTCCTATGACAGTGAGTTTCTTTACAAAACGCAGCGGTTCAAGACAGAAGGGATTGATGAATGCATTAATCTACTCTATTTCCATCATAGTAATTTATGTTGGACTGGGCTTTTTGGTTACTGTAACATTAGGCAGTGATGCACTCAATGATATGGCAAGCAGTGTCTTTTTTAATATGACATTTTTTATTGTATTCCTGATTTTTGCATTTTCATTTTTTGGTGCCTTTGAAATTGTATTGCCAAGCTGGCTGGTTAACAAAGCCGACAGTGCCTCTGACCGTGGTGGACTGATAGGAATTTTCTTTATGGCCTTTACTTTGACATTGGTTTCCTTTTCATGTACTGGACCCATCATAGGAACCCTTTTGGTTGAAGCGGCACACAATGGAAGCTATTTAGGACCCATTACAGGGATGACCGGTTTTGCCTTAGCACTGGCATTGCCTTTTGGACTCTTCTCTGCTTTTCCGGGCTGGTTAAATTCTATGCCTAAATCCGGAGGGTGGCTCAATACCGTAAAAGTTACACTTGGTTTTATTGAACTTGCACTGGCTTTCAAATTTTTATCCAATGTGGACCTTGCCTACCACTGGGGATTTTTGAAGCGTGAAATATTTATTGCCATTTGGGTAATTATCTTTGGTATGCTGGGCTTCTATTTGCTGGGGAAACTAAAGTTTTCACATGACAGCGATGTAAAACATATCACTGTTCCCCGACTGATGTTTGCTATTATTTCGCTGACATTTACATTGTATCTTATTCCCGGAATATGGGGTGCGCCCTTAAAAATGATTAGTGGATTTCCTCCACCTGAGTTTTACAAAGAATGGGTGACAGAAAAATCAAGCAATCATTGCCCGCATAACCTGAACTGCTATCACGACTATGATGCAGGTATGGCCTATGCAAAAACTGTGGGAAAGCCGGTGATGGTTGATTTTACAGGATGGAGCTGTGTTAACTGCCGCAAGATGGAAGACAATGTGTGGAGCGACCCGGAAGTATTAAAAAGACTTTCGGATAAATATGTACTCATTTCACTGTATGTTGACGATAAGGAACAACTTCCCGAAAACCAACAATATGTTTCGGCAACTACAGGTAAAAAAATAAGAACAATAGGAAACAAATGGAGTGATTTGCAAACAAATGTTTACAAAACAAACTCTCAGCCTTATTATGTTTTATTAGATCATCAGGGCAAAATTCTTGCAGAACCACGCGGATATACTCCTGATATTAAAACCTACACCAAGTATCTTGATGAAGGTTTATGCCGTTTCGAAAAGCGGAAAAAATAA
- a CDS encoding tetratricopeptide repeat protein has product MFTTRLFQHLKKVAFLTVPAVLLCFLVSAQGLNNLDLARQYESTGEFDKAAVYYEKQYNIDPFGTYEPYLKCLKQIKDYKEAEKLIKKQAKRGAGAGKYTVDLGLLYEMEGDTEKAKKQFETAIKNLHPDAGDIYAVANTFIMNGKPDLALETFLKGRSLVPDNNFGFDIAELYGRKGETQKMIDEYLDIMTENTLFQANVQSVLQYKLSQDSDSNLANLLRLSLLRKIQREPSQLIYNEFLYWLFMQEKDFESALIQAKALDKKTGDTGNRIYSLGEICISNQAWTVAEKCFDYIVAKGSNHPLYIRAKIAMLSAAFEKTTESHYTQAELLTLEKQFTEALQALGKNSITAPLMVQQAQLEAFYLDKVAEGRKILEEVIAMPALSSNYIAEVKLALGDIMILDGDLWEASLTYSQVDKDFKHDAIGREAKFRNARLSYYLGEFEWAEAQLNVLKQATSQLISNDALDLALLISDNIGDDSITEPLQIYSRAELLAFQHKNDLALQTLDSILVLYPGRKITANVWFKKAGIYITKGDFDSAIMLYSDIVKNYADGVLADDALFRIGTIYENNLKDIEKAKSTYEQFIDKYPSSVFIAEARRHYRLLRGDKIN; this is encoded by the coding sequence ATGTTTACAACAAGATTATTTCAGCATTTAAAAAAGGTGGCATTCCTAACAGTACCCGCAGTGCTGCTGTGTTTTCTGGTGTCTGCACAGGGGCTCAATAATCTTGATCTGGCCCGTCAGTATGAATCAACAGGCGAGTTTGACAAAGCAGCCGTGTATTACGAAAAGCAATACAACATTGACCCCTTTGGAACTTATGAGCCTTATCTGAAATGTCTGAAACAAATTAAAGACTATAAAGAAGCCGAAAAGCTGATTAAAAAACAGGCAAAACGTGGTGCAGGTGCAGGAAAATACACTGTTGACTTAGGCTTGCTGTATGAAATGGAAGGCGACACCGAAAAAGCAAAAAAGCAGTTTGAAACAGCCATAAAAAACCTACATCCTGACGCAGGTGACATTTACGCAGTTGCCAACACTTTTATTATGAATGGCAAGCCAGACTTAGCTCTGGAAACCTTTCTGAAAGGCAGAAGCTTGGTGCCGGACAACAACTTTGGTTTTGATATTGCAGAACTGTATGGCCGCAAAGGCGAAACACAGAAAATGATTGACGAGTACTTAGACATTATGACTGAAAACACCCTTTTTCAGGCTAATGTACAATCGGTATTGCAATATAAACTGAGTCAGGACAGCGATTCCAATCTGGCAAATCTGTTGCGCCTGTCATTGCTTCGCAAAATTCAGCGTGAGCCATCACAACTCATTTACAACGAGTTTTTGTACTGGCTTTTTATGCAGGAAAAAGATTTTGAATCGGCATTAATTCAGGCTAAAGCATTAGACAAAAAAACAGGTGACACCGGCAACAGAATTTATTCGTTAGGCGAAATATGTATTTCGAATCAGGCGTGGACAGTGGCTGAAAAATGTTTTGACTACATTGTTGCTAAAGGAAGCAATCATCCGCTTTATATCAGAGCAAAAATTGCTATGCTAAGCGCAGCCTTTGAAAAAACAACAGAAAGTCATTACACCCAAGCCGAACTACTGACCTTAGAAAAACAATTTACAGAAGCATTGCAGGCTTTGGGCAAAAATTCTATTACAGCGCCATTGATGGTGCAACAGGCACAGTTAGAAGCTTTTTATCTTGACAAAGTTGCAGAAGGACGAAAAATTTTGGAAGAAGTAATTGCCATGCCGGCCTTGTCGTCAAACTATATTGCAGAAGTAAAATTAGCGTTGGGCGACATTATGATTTTAGATGGCGACCTGTGGGAAGCCTCACTCACCTACTCGCAGGTTGACAAAGATTTTAAACACGATGCCATTGGGCGCGAAGCAAAATTCCGTAATGCAAGACTATCCTATTACTTAGGAGAATTTGAATGGGCAGAAGCACAATTAAATGTTTTGAAGCAAGCTACTTCGCAACTGATATCAAACGATGCGCTGGACCTTGCATTGCTTATTTCGGACAACATTGGCGATGACTCCATTACTGAGCCATTACAGATTTACTCACGCGCAGAACTACTGGCCTTTCAACATAAAAACGACCTTGCACTGCAAACATTAGACAGTATTCTTGTGCTCTATCCGGGAAGAAAAATTACAGCCAATGTATGGTTTAAAAAGGCAGGAATTTATATTACAAAAGGAGACTTTGACAGCGCTATTATGCTCTATAGTGACATCGTAAAAAACTATGCAGATGGTGTACTTGCCGATGATGCCCTGTTCAGAATAGGCACTATTTATGAAAACAATCTGAAGGATATCGAAAAGGCAAAAAGCACTTATGAGCAATTTATTGATAAATACCCTTCGAGTGTATTCATTGCAGAAGCGCGAAGACATTACAGATTACTGAGAGGTGACAAAATAAACTGA
- the serS gene encoding serine--tRNA ligase produces MLELSKIRENHLEIIKKLAIKNFNALEIVELALKHDEQRRQLQKENDTCLAQQNKLAAEIGAAMKAGKKEEAQQLKEKNAALKETSKKLQTELETTEKLLEDELVKLPNIPSAKVSAGKSSADNDIVFTVTALPQLSVKTPHWELCTKYDLIDFETGVKLTGAGFPVYRGKGARLQRALINFFLDKAVAAGYLEVQPPILVNHDSGFGTGQLPDKEGQMYFVSEDQLYLIPTAEVPVTNIYRNTILKESDFPQKLTAYTPCFRREAGSYGKDVRGLNRLHQFDKVEIVRIEHPENSYQVLEEMKDYVCSLLEQLELPYRVLKLCGGDMSFASALTYDMEVFSAAQEKWLEVSSVSNFESFQSNRLKLRFKGNDGKTQLAHTLNGSALALPRIVAALLENNYNGQYIQIPKAIQHYTGFDRID; encoded by the coding sequence ATGTTAGAACTTTCAAAAATAAGAGAAAATCATTTAGAAATAATCAAAAAGCTTGCCATAAAGAACTTTAATGCTTTGGAAATTGTAGAATTAGCTCTAAAGCATGATGAGCAAAGGCGACAGTTGCAAAAAGAAAACGATACCTGCCTTGCACAACAAAACAAGCTGGCAGCGGAGATTGGCGCAGCGATGAAAGCCGGAAAAAAAGAAGAGGCACAGCAGCTTAAAGAAAAAAATGCTGCATTGAAAGAAACCTCCAAAAAACTGCAAACAGAATTAGAAACAACAGAGAAACTTCTTGAGGATGAGTTGGTAAAATTGCCTAATATTCCCTCTGCAAAAGTATCTGCAGGCAAATCATCTGCCGATAACGATATTGTATTTACGGTGACGGCATTGCCGCAGTTATCAGTTAAAACTCCACATTGGGAGCTTTGCACAAAATACGACCTGATAGACTTTGAAACCGGAGTTAAACTAACAGGTGCAGGCTTTCCGGTTTATAGGGGCAAAGGTGCCAGACTACAGCGTGCATTAATCAATTTTTTTCTAGATAAAGCAGTGGCAGCCGGTTATCTTGAAGTGCAGCCACCTATCTTAGTCAATCACGATTCAGGTTTCGGAACGGGTCAGTTGCCCGACAAAGAAGGGCAGATGTATTTTGTTTCTGAAGACCAGCTTTATCTGATACCCACTGCCGAAGTACCTGTTACCAACATTTACAGAAATACCATTTTAAAAGAGAGCGATTTTCCACAAAAACTAACAGCCTACACTCCCTGTTTCAGACGCGAAGCGGGCTCTTATGGTAAAGATGTTCGCGGACTCAACAGATTGCATCAGTTCGATAAGGTAGAAATTGTGCGCATAGAGCATCCTGAAAATTCATATCAGGTGCTGGAAGAAATGAAAGACTATGTTTGTTCGCTATTAGAACAATTAGAATTGCCCTATCGCGTTTTAAAACTCTGTGGTGGTGATATGAGTTTTGCATCGGCACTTACTTATGACATGGAAGTGTTTTCTGCTGCTCAGGAAAAATGGCTTGAGGTGAGTTCGGTTTCTAATTTTGAAAGCTTTCAGAGCAACCGTTTAAAATTACGTTTCAAAGGCAACGATGGAAAAACACAATTAGCACATACCTTAAACGGAAGTGCACTGGCATTGCCAAGAATTGTAGCTGCACTTTTGGAAAACAATTACAACGGACAGTACATTCAAATACCCAAAGCAATACAGCACTACACAGGATTTGACCGCATAGATTAA